A stretch of the Dechloromonas sp. TW-R-39-2 genome encodes the following:
- a CDS encoding NADP-dependent malic enzyme, with translation MEKDLREAALEYHRWPTPGKISVRPTKGLTNQRDLALAYSPGVAAACDAIVEDPATAAWYTSRANLVGVITNGTAVLGLGDIGPLAAKPVMEGKGCLFKKFAGIDVFDIELAENDPDKLIDMIAAMEPTLGGVNLEDIKAPECFYIEEKLKERMNIPVFHDDQHGTAIISAAAMLNGLKVVGKKIEEIKVVCSGAGAAAISCLNLWCQLGVKRENIMVCDSKGVIYVGRPGHMDETKARYAQNTEARTLADAMIGADVFLGLSAAGVVKQDMVKNMADKPMVFALANPTPEIMPELVKEVRPDAIIATGRSDYVNQVNNVLCFPFIFRGALDVGATRITEEMKMASVRAIAELAEAEVTDEVAMAYPGHELSFGPEYLIPKPFDPRLIVKIAPAVAQAAIDSGVATRPITDWDAYRAKLSEFVYHTGVGMRAIFQAARQAQGKRIIFAEGEDERVLRAAQVVIEEKFARPILVGRQAVIEHRLEKAKLRIKPGVDFDIVNPESDERYRECWTAYHQLMVRHGVTPAIAKESLRRKPTLIGAMLLKLGYADGLICGMTGQYSHHLGVISQVIGKREGVNTLAAMNYLMLPSRSLFICDTHINENPTAEEVAEMTLMAAEQVKRFGVQPKVALLSHSNFGSGNSESARKMSRAAALVNQMSGGDLEVDGEMHGDSALSEEIRRAAHPDSTLKGEANLMVMPNIDAANITYNLLKMTGGEGVTIGPVLLGAARPVHVLTATATVRRLVNMTALAVVESMER, from the coding sequence GTGGAAAAGGATTTGCGCGAAGCCGCACTTGAATATCATCGCTGGCCCACGCCGGGCAAGATTTCCGTTCGCCCGACCAAAGGGCTGACCAACCAACGCGATCTCGCCCTGGCTTATTCGCCGGGCGTTGCTGCCGCCTGTGATGCCATTGTCGAAGATCCGGCCACGGCCGCCTGGTACACCTCGCGCGCCAACCTGGTCGGCGTGATCACCAACGGTACGGCCGTGCTGGGTCTGGGCGATATCGGCCCGCTCGCCGCCAAGCCGGTGATGGAAGGCAAGGGCTGTCTGTTCAAGAAATTCGCCGGGATCGACGTGTTCGACATCGAGCTGGCCGAGAACGACCCGGACAAGCTGATCGACATGATCGCCGCCATGGAGCCGACGCTCGGTGGGGTCAATCTCGAAGACATCAAGGCCCCTGAGTGCTTCTACATTGAAGAAAAGCTCAAGGAGCGGATGAATATCCCCGTGTTCCACGACGATCAACACGGTACGGCAATCATTTCTGCCGCTGCAATGCTGAACGGCCTGAAAGTGGTCGGCAAGAAGATCGAAGAAATCAAGGTCGTCTGCTCCGGTGCCGGTGCTGCTGCCATTTCTTGTCTCAACCTGTGGTGCCAGCTCGGCGTCAAGCGCGAGAACATCATGGTTTGCGACTCCAAGGGCGTCATCTACGTTGGCCGTCCGGGTCACATGGATGAAACCAAGGCGCGCTACGCCCAGAATACCGAAGCCCGTACGCTGGCCGATGCCATGATCGGCGCCGACGTTTTCCTCGGTCTTTCCGCAGCTGGCGTCGTCAAGCAGGACATGGTCAAGAACATGGCTGACAAGCCGATGGTTTTTGCGCTGGCCAATCCGACCCCGGAAATCATGCCGGAACTGGTCAAGGAAGTCCGTCCGGACGCGATCATCGCGACCGGCCGTTCCGACTACGTGAACCAGGTCAATAACGTTCTCTGCTTCCCCTTCATCTTCCGCGGCGCACTCGATGTCGGCGCAACGCGCATCACCGAAGAAATGAAGATGGCTTCCGTGCGTGCCATTGCCGAACTGGCCGAAGCCGAAGTGACTGACGAAGTGGCCATGGCTTATCCGGGGCATGAACTGTCCTTCGGGCCGGAATATCTGATTCCGAAGCCGTTCGACCCGCGCCTGATCGTCAAGATTGCACCGGCCGTTGCCCAGGCTGCAATCGATTCCGGCGTAGCCACCCGTCCGATCACCGATTGGGATGCCTATCGCGCCAAGCTGTCGGAATTTGTCTATCACACCGGCGTTGGCATGCGGGCCATCTTCCAGGCCGCTCGTCAGGCCCAGGGCAAGCGCATCATTTTTGCCGAAGGTGAGGACGAGCGCGTGCTGCGTGCTGCCCAAGTGGTGATCGAAGAGAAGTTTGCCCGTCCGATTCTGGTGGGGCGCCAGGCTGTCATCGAGCATCGTCTGGAAAAAGCCAAGCTGCGCATCAAGCCGGGTGTCGATTTCGATATCGTCAATCCGGAATCCGACGAGCGTTACCGCGAATGCTGGACCGCCTATCATCAGCTGATGGTGCGTCACGGCGTGACCCCGGCCATCGCCAAGGAGTCGCTGCGTCGCAAGCCGACGCTGATCGGCGCCATGCTGCTCAAGCTCGGTTACGCCGATGGCCTGATTTGCGGCATGACCGGCCAGTACAGCCATCATCTCGGCGTGATCAGCCAGGTGATCGGCAAACGCGAAGGCGTCAATACGCTGGCCGCGATGAACTACCTGATGCTGCCGAGCCGTTCGTTGTTCATCTGCGACACCCATATCAACGAAAATCCGACAGCGGAAGAAGTTGCCGAAATGACGCTGATGGCGGCCGAGCAGGTCAAACGTTTCGGTGTGCAGCCGAAAGTGGCCCTGCTGTCGCATTCGAACTTCGGTTCGGGCAATTCGGAGTCGGCCCGCAAGATGAGCCGCGCCGCTGCGCTGGTCAATCAGATGTCCGGTGGCGATCTTGAAGTTGACGGTGAAATGCATGGCGATTCGGCACTTTCCGAAGAAATTCGCCGTGCAGCGCATCCGGATTCAACGCTCAAGGGCGAAGCCAACCTGATGGTCATGCCGAATATCGACGCTGC
- a CDS encoding TonB-dependent receptor — MKIRQKIIYSYLWGALGAAHGHEATELSAVEVRAQAENLQGIALAGSEGVVSSQRLAATPILRPGEVLEMVPGLIVTQHAGDGKANQYFLRGFNLDHGTDFATTVAGVPVNMPAHAHGQGYTDLNFLIPELVDRIIFRKGPYYADEGDFSSAGAAHIDYFRRLDSSLAQVTLGPNGYARTLLAGSPDSLAGRLLYGLEVFHNDGPWQVGEHYRKLNGVLRYSQGTRHDGWSLTGMAYQGQWTSTDQIAQRAIDRGTVDRFGTLDSTTGGRTFRYSLSGDWAARGENSQRKANVWWLKSGLDLWSNFQYCLNDIAATGGCAGGDQFKQSERRQAGGFALTQTVFDRWGDFDVSNAVGWQGRIDRLSPVGLYNTRQREVWNTVREDRVTQRSLAFWAQNEVRWTSWFRSVQGLRANAYDFVVDANQAANSGKAGDQMLTPKLALVFGPWKKTELYANYGHGFHSNDARGTTISRDPASGDAVDKVKPMVRAKGYEAGVRSEIVSGWQSTVALWQLEAASELVFVGDAGTTEASRPSRRRGVEWTNFYRPADWLAFDADFSWSQARFIDPGVLGNDIPGAVSRTANLGVTLDHLGAWFGALRLRYFGSRPLVEDNSVRAAPSALTNLRIGYKYDRRTQLTLDVYNLFARKLNDIEYWYESRLAGEAGPVFDRHLHPAEPRSLRASILYRF; from the coding sequence ATGAAAATAAGACAAAAAATAATTTATTCCTATTTGTGGGGTGCGCTGGGGGCGGCCCACGGGCATGAGGCAACGGAGCTTTCGGCAGTTGAAGTGCGTGCTCAGGCTGAAAATTTGCAGGGAATTGCCCTGGCCGGCAGTGAAGGTGTGGTTTCGAGCCAGCGCCTGGCGGCTACACCGATCTTGCGTCCCGGTGAGGTGCTTGAAATGGTGCCCGGCCTGATCGTTACCCAGCATGCAGGTGACGGCAAGGCCAATCAGTATTTCTTGCGGGGTTTCAATCTTGATCACGGAACCGATTTTGCGACGACGGTTGCCGGTGTGCCGGTCAATATGCCTGCTCACGCGCACGGCCAGGGTTACACCGATCTCAATTTTCTGATTCCTGAGCTGGTCGACCGCATCATTTTCAGAAAAGGCCCGTATTACGCCGATGAAGGGGATTTTTCATCGGCCGGTGCGGCGCATATCGACTATTTTCGCCGCCTGGACAGTTCTCTGGCCCAGGTGACGCTAGGGCCGAATGGATACGCCCGGACATTGCTGGCCGGATCGCCCGACTCGTTGGCTGGGCGCTTGTTGTACGGCCTCGAGGTTTTTCACAATGACGGCCCGTGGCAGGTTGGTGAGCATTACCGGAAACTCAACGGCGTGTTGCGTTACAGCCAGGGAACGCGTCACGACGGCTGGTCGCTGACCGGCATGGCTTATCAGGGCCAGTGGACCTCGACCGACCAGATTGCCCAGCGTGCAATTGATCGTGGCACGGTCGACCGCTTCGGGACGCTCGATTCGACGACGGGCGGGCGGACATTCCGCTACAGCCTGTCCGGCGATTGGGCGGCACGCGGGGAAAACAGCCAGCGCAAGGCCAATGTCTGGTGGCTGAAATCAGGTCTCGATTTATGGTCCAATTTTCAGTATTGCCTGAACGATATCGCCGCCACGGGAGGTTGCGCCGGTGGTGACCAGTTCAAGCAAAGCGAGCGGCGTCAGGCGGGCGGTTTTGCCCTGACGCAGACAGTTTTTGATCGCTGGGGTGATTTTGATGTCAGTAATGCCGTCGGCTGGCAGGGGCGGATCGACCGTCTAAGTCCGGTCGGGCTATATAACACCCGCCAGCGCGAGGTCTGGAATACCGTGCGCGAGGATCGTGTAACCCAGCGCAGCCTGGCGTTCTGGGCTCAAAATGAAGTCCGCTGGACATCATGGTTTCGTTCGGTGCAGGGTTTGCGGGCCAATGCCTACGATTTTGTGGTCGACGCCAATCAGGCCGCCAATTCGGGCAAGGCCGGCGATCAGATGCTGACGCCCAAGCTGGCACTGGTGTTCGGCCCGTGGAAAAAGACCGAGCTGTACGCCAATTATGGTCATGGCTTCCATTCGAACGATGCTCGCGGAACGACGATTTCGCGTGATCCGGCGAGTGGCGATGCGGTCGATAAAGTCAAACCCATGGTGCGTGCCAAAGGTTACGAGGCCGGTGTGCGTTCTGAAATCGTCTCAGGCTGGCAGTCGACCGTGGCACTCTGGCAACTGGAGGCGGCATCCGAATTGGTTTTTGTCGGCGATGCCGGCACGACCGAAGCATCGCGCCCTTCCCGTCGACGCGGCGTGGAGTGGACCAATTTTTACCGACCCGCCGACTGGCTTGCCTTCGATGCTGATTTTTCCTGGTCGCAAGCCCGCTTCATCGATCCCGGCGTGCTGGGTAACGACATTCCGGGGGCGGTCTCGCGAACGGCGAATCTGGGCGTGACGCTGGATCACCTTGGGGCCTGGTTCGGTGCGCTACGTTTGCGCTACTTCGGTTCGCGGCCGTTGGTCGAAGACAACTCGGTACGGGCTGCGCCATCCGCCTTGACCAACTTGCGGATCGGGTACAAGTACGATCGCCGGACGCAGTTGACGCTCGACGTGTACAACCTCTTCGCGCGCAAACTAAATGACATCGAATATTGGTATGAGTCCCGACTGGCCGGTGAAGCCGGTCCGGTATTCGATCGTCACCTACATCCGGCCGAGCCGCGCAGCCTGCGGGCGAGCATTTTGTATCGATTTTGA
- a CDS encoding nickel transporter, whose amino-acid sequence MENFPSDWLSLLILTFVLGMKHGFDADHLATIDGLTRYNLRSQPAMARYCGTLFSLGHGAVVIAIALGVSAVAGQWDVPDWFGTLGSLISIAFLVALGSLNLAAVLRAGPDEIVQPVGLKGRLLGNLRHASHPVLVALVGALFALSFDTLSQAAFFALTATRFGGWEHALLLAVLFMLGMLLTDGINGLWIARLIARADQVALVASRVMGLVVSGISLLVAAFGAAKMLSPAIDAWSEGRELVFGFSLVALIVLSFIAALRLTRRPAAT is encoded by the coding sequence ATGGAAAACTTTCCCTCCGACTGGCTGTCCCTGCTGATCCTCACCTTTGTGCTGGGCATGAAGCATGGCTTTGATGCCGATCATCTGGCGACGATCGATGGCCTGACCCGCTACAACCTGCGCAGCCAGCCGGCCATGGCGCGTTACTGCGGAACCCTGTTTTCACTCGGGCACGGGGCGGTGGTCATCGCGATTGCGCTCGGTGTTTCGGCGGTTGCCGGGCAGTGGGATGTTCCGGACTGGTTCGGTACGCTGGGTTCGCTCATCTCCATCGCGTTTCTTGTCGCGCTTGGCAGCCTCAACCTGGCTGCGGTGCTGCGCGCGGGGCCGGATGAAATCGTCCAGCCCGTCGGCCTCAAAGGGCGCCTGCTCGGTAATTTGCGACATGCATCGCACCCCGTTCTGGTGGCGCTGGTCGGTGCGCTCTTTGCCTTGTCGTTCGATACGCTGTCCCAGGCCGCTTTTTTCGCCTTGACGGCAACCCGCTTCGGCGGCTGGGAGCACGCCTTGTTGCTTGCGGTGCTGTTCATGCTCGGCATGCTGCTCACAGACGGGATCAATGGCTTGTGGATCGCCCGCCTGATCGCCCGGGCCGATCAGGTGGCGCTGGTTGCGTCGCGCGTGATGGGCTTGGTCGTTTCCGGGATCAGCCTGCTGGTGGCTGCCTTCGGGGCGGCAAAGATGCTGTCGCCGGCGATCGACGCCTGGAGCGAGGGGAGGGAGCTGGTTTTCGGATTCTCTCTCGTTGCCCTCATTGTCCTCAGTTTCATTGCTGCGTTGCGGCTGACGCGGCGTCCGGCGGCGACCTGA
- a CDS encoding ATP-binding protein — MSITVPSADPATGEGLGEQAWIEVIQKMDEVYNDLLQYEVALEEKNAALEESHQFIESVLTSISDILIVCDRQGSIIEVNSSLLHFSGKSAQELEKTPVFDLFADEIERARAREVFARFGREGVHDCEFFLRAGDGSTVPVSMNCTPRVSQTGKLMGMVVTGRPVGELRRAYQALRQAHDDLKRTQGQLLHAEKMVSLGRLVAGVAHELNNPISFVLGNVLSLQRYASRLESYLGAVHATSVADDAALIELRQSLRIDRILADMPLLIDGMIEGAERTRDIVDALKRFSAVDKTLPELVCLNDVIERSVRWVVQSASARFAVDVDLPPDLRCSGSSGQLQQVVMNLVQNACDATLHVGDARLVIRGSVASGQLSLIFSDNGPGIPAENLGRLFEPFFTTKPVGQGTGLGLSISYGIVERHRGKLSAANRPEGGAEFILALPVESN; from the coding sequence ATGTCCATTACCGTCCCGTCCGCTGATCCGGCTACCGGCGAAGGGCTGGGCGAGCAGGCCTGGATCGAGGTTATCCAGAAGATGGACGAGGTCTACAACGACCTGCTCCAGTACGAAGTCGCCCTTGAAGAAAAAAATGCTGCGCTGGAGGAGTCTCACCAGTTCATCGAAAGCGTACTGACGTCGATATCCGACATTCTGATCGTCTGCGACCGTCAGGGCAGCATCATCGAGGTCAATTCCTCGTTGCTGCACTTCTCCGGGAAAAGTGCGCAGGAACTTGAAAAAACGCCGGTATTCGATCTTTTTGCCGATGAAATCGAACGTGCCAGGGCGCGCGAAGTATTTGCCCGTTTTGGCCGCGAAGGCGTGCATGACTGCGAATTCTTTTTGCGGGCCGGCGATGGGTCGACCGTGCCGGTCTCGATGAATTGCACGCCGCGCGTTTCGCAGACGGGCAAGCTGATGGGGATGGTGGTGACCGGTCGGCCGGTCGGTGAATTGCGCCGGGCTTATCAGGCTTTGCGACAAGCGCATGACGACCTGAAGCGAACCCAGGGCCAGTTGTTGCACGCCGAGAAAATGGTGTCGCTGGGGCGCCTGGTGGCCGGGGTGGCGCACGAATTGAATAATCCGATCAGCTTTGTCCTGGGCAACGTGCTGTCATTGCAGCGTTACGCCAGCCGTCTCGAAAGCTACCTGGGGGCGGTTCATGCCACCAGCGTGGCGGACGATGCCGCACTGATCGAATTGCGCCAGTCCCTGCGCATCGATCGCATTCTGGCCGACATGCCGTTGTTGATCGACGGGATGATCGAAGGCGCGGAACGGACGCGCGACATTGTCGATGCCCTGAAGCGCTTTTCTGCGGTCGACAAGACGCTCCCGGAGCTGGTTTGTCTTAATGATGTGATCGAGCGTTCTGTGCGCTGGGTTGTACAAAGTGCGTCGGCCCGTTTCGCGGTCGACGTCGATTTGCCGCCCGATTTGCGCTGTTCCGGCTCCTCTGGTCAGTTGCAGCAGGTGGTGATGAATCTGGTACAGAACGCCTGCGACGCGACACTCCATGTCGGCGATGCCCGTCTGGTTATTCGCGGCTCGGTTGCTTCGGGCCAACTCAGCTTGATATTCAGTGACAACGGACCGGGTATCCCGGCCGAGAATCTGGGACGCCTGTTCGAACCGTTTTTTACGACCAAACCGGTTGGCCAGGGAACCGGGCTGGGTTTGTCGATCAGCTACGGCATCGTCGAGCGGCATCGCGGCAAACTGAGTGCGGCCAACCGCCCGGAAGGCGGAGCGGAATTCATTCTTGCACTGCCGGTGGAAAGCAACTGA
- the nikR gene encoding nickel-responsive transcriptional regulator NikR has protein sequence MERFTISLDESLASQFDELISARGYKNRSEAVRDLIRGAIEGDRQRDAPAGHCVANLSYVYNHHERELAERLTGLQHDYHDLTVAAMHSHLDHDHCLESVILKGLTVEVRHFADALMAERGVRHGKLNVIALEAEHHHAHDEQGDAHVHYRPVR, from the coding sequence TTGGAACGCTTCACCATCTCCCTAGACGAGTCGCTGGCCAGCCAGTTTGACGAGTTGATTTCGGCGCGCGGCTATAAAAACCGTTCCGAGGCGGTGCGTGACCTGATTCGCGGGGCGATCGAAGGGGACAGGCAGCGCGATGCGCCGGCCGGGCATTGTGTGGCCAATCTGTCTTACGTCTATAACCACCATGAACGTGAGCTGGCCGAGCGGCTGACCGGTTTGCAGCATGATTACCATGACCTGACGGTGGCGGCGATGCATAGTCATCTGGATCACGATCACTGCCTGGAATCGGTCATTCTCAAAGGGTTGACCGTGGAAGTACGGCATTTTGCCGATGCCCTGATGGCCGAGCGTGGTGTGCGGCACGGCAAGCTGAACGTGATTGCGCTGGAAGCGGAGCATCACCATGCCCACGATGAGCAGGGTGATGCCCATGTCCATTACCGTCCCGTCCGCTGA
- a CDS encoding type IV pilin protein, with translation MNKIFIGRQQQGFSLIEVMIVVAIVGFLSAIAYPSYSSYVVKSKRTDAQRAMVEYAQSMERYFTANGFYTATKGTTGNNTCGGTAPSSVSLYAITCATASDSTFTITATPTTGTAQANDGNMTLTNTGVKTGTWKF, from the coding sequence ATGAATAAAATATTTATCGGCCGCCAGCAACAAGGGTTTAGCTTGATTGAGGTGATGATCGTGGTGGCTATCGTCGGTTTTTTGTCGGCAATTGCTTACCCTTCATACAGCAGCTATGTGGTCAAGTCGAAGCGCACGGATGCCCAGCGTGCCATGGTTGAGTACGCCCAAAGCATGGAGCGCTATTTCACTGCCAATGGGTTTTACACAGCAACCAAGGGAACAACCGGCAACAATACCTGTGGTGGCACGGCGCCATCGAGCGTTAGTCTTTACGCCATTACCTGCGCAACAGCCAGCGACTCGACCTTCACCATTACAGCGACTCCGACCACCGGCACTGCTCAGGCCAATGATGGAAATATGACATTGACCAATACCGGTGTGAAGACCGGAACATGGAAATTCTAA
- a CDS encoding PilX N-terminal domain-containing pilus assembly protein produces the protein MNRPGHNREQGFALIFSMLTLLLLTIIVVNSVRTTTMNEQMAGSYMDRNRAYQAAELALRQGEALLSTHADLCLTGCLVVSTGTPTANTNGAVDLPPSFTASDAGTKVSITATTGGTDSSFKIRQLSDAHVPSGKSGCKAYSIMGEGKGIDTRTAVVLQTVAFMCPI, from the coding sequence ATGAACAGGCCAGGACATAATCGCGAACAAGGTTTTGCATTGATCTTCTCGATGCTGACCCTGCTTTTGCTGACCATCATAGTGGTGAATTCAGTGCGAACGACGACAATGAACGAGCAGATGGCCGGTAGCTATATGGATCGAAACCGTGCTTATCAGGCGGCAGAATTGGCCCTTCGGCAGGGTGAGGCGTTGTTGTCCACTCATGCGGATCTTTGTTTAACAGGATGCCTGGTGGTGAGTACGGGGACACCGACGGCAAATACCAATGGAGCCGTCGACTTGCCTCCATCGTTTACAGCTTCCGATGCTGGTACAAAAGTGTCGATCACTGCAACAACCGGTGGAACGGATAGTTCTTTCAAGATCCGGCAATTGAGCGATGCGCACGTACCTTCCGGCAAATCAGGATGCAAGGCTTATAGCATCATGGGTGAAGGGAAAGGGATTGATACCCGGACGGCAGTTGTCTTGCAAACCGTTGCATTTATGTGTCCAATCTGA
- a CDS encoding PilW family protein, translating into MTMFSRSQRGLSLVELMVGMTIALVAVAAATSMYAATRQTSRVQASQARLAEDGRFAIFMLQRIIGQAGYRPPDGAKVIQPLISNYLTPDATTAATKAQVRFTGDTANVSSIDCAGALVSGAQVLTISGTGGTLSCTNAANTATNWIAASASGTGGATELVDFKLEYGTDRWGPLGNGVAVSTAIGCGAAMGSGLARDCVADTYDEAIAIANPANIIAVKACLVLRAEAVDGAITKSAAVTNCSGGSVANSQTDKKLYRTFRTTILLRNR; encoded by the coding sequence ATGACCATGTTCTCTCGTTCGCAGCGCGGGCTTTCCCTGGTTGAATTGATGGTGGGCATGACCATTGCACTGGTTGCCGTCGCCGCAGCGACCAGCATGTATGCGGCGACCCGCCAGACCAGTCGTGTCCAGGCCTCTCAGGCAAGACTGGCCGAGGACGGCCGGTTTGCCATTTTCATGCTGCAACGGATTATCGGTCAGGCCGGCTATCGTCCACCTGATGGCGCTAAAGTTATCCAGCCTCTGATCTCCAATTACTTGACGCCAGATGCAACGACTGCAGCAACCAAAGCGCAGGTTCGGTTTACCGGTGATACAGCGAATGTGTCAAGCATTGACTGTGCCGGAGCTTTGGTGAGCGGTGCTCAGGTGTTGACTATCTCCGGCACTGGCGGGACGTTGAGCTGTACCAACGCAGCGAATACGGCAACCAACTGGATTGCTGCCTCGGCGTCTGGTACCGGCGGTGCGACGGAACTGGTCGATTTCAAGTTGGAATATGGTACGGATCGCTGGGGGCCTCTAGGCAATGGTGTCGCTGTTTCCACTGCCATCGGATGCGGCGCTGCCATGGGGTCCGGGCTGGCACGTGACTGCGTTGCCGATACCTATGATGAAGCGATTGCCATAGCCAATCCGGCCAATATTATCGCGGTCAAGGCTTGCCTGGTCTTGAGGGCAGAGGCGGTCGATGGAGCGATCACCAAGTCGGCGGCAGTTACGAATTGTTCGGGCGGCAGTGTGGCGAATTCGCAGACTGACAAAAAACTCTATCGAACTTTCCGCACCACCATCTTGTTGCGTAATCGCTAG
- the pilV gene encoding type IV pilus modification protein PilV, which produces MKTQRGMSLVEVMVAVVILGSGILGLAALQGRSVAMTQSSHYRGVAADLAADLADRIRANRTPFFTMENSALHADMLTNLPPNFANCPQNTSTPDTAPSCSGQPSGHQAYLVATEMSEWNSALRAQLPNGQYTLNAAAAAAVATNPASGFYRYTLVITWADDRTNNSTFSYTTVIE; this is translated from the coding sequence ATGAAAACGCAAAGAGGGATGTCGCTGGTCGAGGTAATGGTTGCTGTCGTGATTCTTGGTTCAGGGATACTCGGCCTGGCTGCCTTGCAGGGGCGTTCCGTGGCGATGACGCAAAGCTCGCATTATCGCGGCGTGGCGGCTGATCTGGCGGCTGATCTGGCTGACCGAATCCGGGCCAATCGTACGCCATTCTTCACGATGGAAAATTCGGCGTTGCATGCTGACATGCTGACCAATCTGCCGCCCAATTTTGCCAATTGTCCGCAAAATACCTCTACGCCGGATACTGCGCCGAGTTGCTCTGGGCAACCGTCCGGGCATCAAGCGTATCTGGTAGCGACCGAAATGAGCGAATGGAACAGCGCCTTGCGTGCCCAGTTACCTAATGGCCAATACACGCTTAATGCTGCGGCTGCGGCGGCGGTTGCGACAAATCCGGCATCGGGCTTCTATCGTTACACTCTGGTCATTACCTGGGCCGATGACCGTACCAATAACAGTACCTTCAGCTACACGACGGTGATCGAATGA
- a CDS encoding GspH/FimT family pseudopilin: MKPVYRSGEVGFTLIELIISITVLIMLAMLGVPSLLNLIRDARLSAQADLFSTALSTARIEAIKQRKDFKVCPSNSGATACSTSASDWGKGLLIWDGAAIFKVVPIADSTTIASAATEVMFRGTLGSATAAASFTICASGRKQQQVDVTLSGHVMKRINTATVCP, encoded by the coding sequence GTGAAGCCGGTCTATCGTTCCGGAGAGGTCGGATTTACGCTGATCGAACTGATCATCAGTATTACCGTGCTGATCATGCTGGCTATGCTGGGGGTGCCCAGTCTGTTGAATCTGATACGCGATGCACGTCTTTCGGCGCAGGCTGATCTGTTCAGTACCGCATTGAGTACGGCACGGATCGAGGCGATCAAGCAGCGCAAGGACTTTAAGGTATGTCCGTCGAATAGCGGTGCAACGGCTTGCTCGACAAGTGCTTCGGATTGGGGCAAAGGCTTGTTGATATGGGATGGTGCGGCAATATTCAAGGTGGTACCGATAGCCGATAGCACGACGATTGCCTCGGCCGCAACAGAGGTGATGTTTCGCGGAACGCTGGGGAGTGCCACGGCGGCAGCCAGTTTCACGATTTGTGCCAGTGGACGGAAGCAGCAGCAGGTGGATGTGACGCTATCCGGCCATGTCATGAAGCGGATCAATACGGCGACCGTATGTCCGTAG